Proteins encoded together in one uncultured Desulfosarcina sp. window:
- a CDS encoding sulfotransferase, with translation MGRGHSGSTMLDAMLGNAPDVESVGELVAGMGRYDDLCSCGETFNNCHFWKDVRLRYEAAAGVPWGRAVQDFMQQAHLKYFLKTLTAIPSDDWVQRFRKDCEYLAKAIGSTDKNIVVDSSKEVTRALFLLRFIPDTKVIQLVRHPVNVLQSHYSRLKKGGGFKFLRYRFTPKRWYGPFLFLSAIGWLVGNLFAEVVRCHGRKRSLRVRYEDLIAFPERELARIEEFIDVSLEIVKKKVRLKKSFNVGHNIGGNHMRMAGTFRFDPKKAKRKRLPRYYDVMVNIICWPLLWYYGYYGK, from the coding sequence ATGGGGCGTGGCCACAGCGGTTCAACAATGTTGGATGCCATGCTTGGCAATGCACCCGATGTTGAAAGCGTTGGGGAACTTGTCGCTGGTATGGGACGCTACGATGATCTTTGCAGTTGCGGTGAAACCTTCAATAATTGCCACTTTTGGAAGGATGTACGACTACGGTATGAGGCGGCTGCCGGTGTTCCTTGGGGCCGTGCTGTTCAAGATTTCATGCAGCAAGCGCACTTGAAATATTTCCTTAAAACATTAACGGCTATACCCTCAGATGATTGGGTTCAGAGGTTCCGGAAGGATTGTGAATACCTTGCAAAAGCTATTGGTTCCACCGACAAGAATATCGTAGTGGATTCCTCCAAGGAGGTTACGCGAGCCCTTTTTTTGTTGCGATTTATCCCAGATACGAAGGTCATCCAATTGGTTCGGCACCCCGTGAATGTACTTCAAAGCCACTATTCTCGACTCAAAAAGGGAGGCGGCTTCAAATTTCTACGATACCGTTTTACACCAAAGCGTTGGTACGGTCCATTTTTATTTCTAAGCGCTATAGGATGGCTTGTTGGAAACCTTTTTGCCGAAGTAGTGCGTTGCCATGGACGCAAGCGATCACTACGGGTGCGTTATGAGGATTTGATCGCTTTTCCAGAACGCGAGCTGGCCCGCATCGAAGAATTTATTGATGTTTCTCTGGAAATCGTTAAAAAAAAGGTGCGCTTAAAAAAATCTTTTAACGTGGGACACAATATTGGTGGCAATCATATGCGCATGGCAGGTACGTTTCGATTTGATCCTAAAAAGGCCAAAAGAAAGAGATTGCCACGCTACTATGATGTCATGGTCAATATCATATGCTGGCCGCTATTATGGTATTACGGCTATTATGGGAAATAG
- a CDS encoding O-antigen ligase family protein yields MLNYTTHLVYSSFFFVSTISIGALGSLNWPRKFFANTVYIIIISGNVISIAIICGYIFGHAHKFTKFFDIDGYITIGIAIAISFCLSLPLTLKHKCAIWILSCLLSGFGLITVLSRGALLFSGIACFLIILVYWPNYRKRRELFLSIIFRIGAIWSVAVISVYVLPNRTIRGLKRLFCGNEFDTKRGDLWIDAINKIKEAPIFGHGFGFSNGGNLYPHNLFLQVGIDGGILSMLILLIIVAFPILVLYCAWRRGLLRDEPLPVALLCAYVFIFLEYSVSGDFYKARPFFIISSILIGYLSFLFNHQHTKQEF; encoded by the coding sequence ATGCTTAATTATACAACTCATCTTGTTTATTCATCATTTTTTTTTGTTAGCACAATATCTATCGGTGCTCTTGGGAGCCTAAACTGGCCACGAAAATTTTTTGCCAACACGGTATACATAATTATTATTTCAGGAAATGTTATTTCAATTGCTATCATTTGCGGATATATTTTTGGACATGCGCATAAGTTCACCAAATTCTTTGATATTGATGGCTATATAACTATTGGGATTGCCATAGCAATATCTTTTTGTTTATCTTTACCTTTAACACTAAAGCACAAATGTGCCATTTGGATTTTATCATGCTTATTATCCGGATTCGGACTCATAACGGTATTATCACGAGGTGCACTTCTATTTAGCGGAATTGCCTGTTTTTTAATAATTCTTGTTTATTGGCCGAACTATAGGAAGAGAAGAGAACTTTTTCTATCTATTATTTTCCGAATCGGGGCCATTTGGTCAGTTGCTGTCATATCTGTATATGTTTTACCAAACAGAACGATTAGAGGCTTGAAAAGGTTATTTTGCGGTAATGAATTTGACACCAAAAGGGGTGATCTCTGGATAGATGCAATTAATAAAATTAAAGAAGCGCCAATATTCGGTCACGGTTTTGGATTCTCGAATGGAGGAAATTTATATCCACACAATTTATTTTTGCAGGTCGGTATCGATGGTGGTATTCTATCCATGCTGATTTTGCTAATCATCGTCGCATTTCCTATTCTTGTACTTTATTGTGCATGGCGTCGTGGATTATTACGAGATGAACCCCTTCCGGTAGCATTGCTATGCGCCTATGTATTTATTTTCCTTGAGTACTCTGTATCCGGCGATTTTTATAAAGCCAGACCTTTCTTTATAATTAGCTCGATACTTATTGGATATCTAAGCTTTTTATTCAACCATCAACATACAAAACAGGAATTTTAG
- a CDS encoding glycosyltransferase: MKVLLILDHAPDYRESFLRELSNHVSLTVGAQPCEQDGLAAPDRSNDYTYVDLPSRRFMGIFWQPHLEAILLSEKWDVICCDFNLRHFARLFYFLKYRRLHQRWIWRGLIFGSNKNAAINAVRKFFLKGSAACLVYSDEVAEKIKEDFGLSAVSFNNTEVKQDEFRKGFFDNHNELRLLFVGTFKPRKQIGRLVALAQRRSDVHVRVVGPGMEQLDLPVELKAMDRITILDRTTGQALNRHFDWADLVVSPGNVGLLVMNAARHGKGIVVDNNSYHGPEHWLAKKAGQPFISFGSANDVDEFIQKVMNNRELLQQWAEQLQNLAKEKYTVEYMVQAHYQTFKAVAATTHA; this comes from the coding sequence ATGAAAGTTCTTTTGATATTAGACCACGCTCCAGACTACAGGGAATCCTTTTTAAGGGAATTAAGTAACCATGTTTCTTTAACGGTCGGCGCACAACCTTGCGAACAGGACGGACTGGCAGCACCTGATCGCAGTAATGATTATACCTATGTCGATCTGCCCAGCCGGCGGTTTATGGGGATATTCTGGCAACCGCATTTGGAAGCGATTCTGCTATCGGAAAAATGGGATGTGATTTGCTGTGATTTCAACTTGCGTCATTTCGCACGGTTATTTTATTTTTTAAAATACAGACGGCTGCATCAAAGGTGGATATGGCGCGGGTTGATTTTCGGCAGCAACAAAAATGCAGCTATCAATGCAGTCAGAAAGTTTTTCTTAAAGGGTTCCGCAGCCTGCCTGGTATACAGTGATGAAGTTGCCGAAAAAATTAAAGAAGATTTCGGGCTTTCTGCTGTAAGTTTTAATAACACCGAAGTAAAGCAGGACGAATTCAGAAAAGGTTTTTTTGATAATCACAACGAACTGCGTTTGCTCTTTGTGGGGACGTTTAAGCCCCGGAAACAAATCGGTCGGTTGGTAGCATTGGCTCAACGCCGTTCTGACGTACATGTCCGGGTTGTCGGACCCGGCATGGAGCAGCTTGATTTGCCCGTTGAACTAAAGGCGATGGATAGGATTACGATTTTAGATCGAACAACTGGTCAAGCGCTTAATCGACATTTCGACTGGGCTGATCTTGTGGTCAGCCCTGGCAATGTCGGCCTACTGGTCATGAATGCCGCAAGACATGGAAAGGGGATTGTGGTTGATAACAACAGTTATCATGGCCCCGAACATTGGTTAGCTAAAAAAGCAGGCCAGCCCTTCATATCGTTTGGTTCTGCCAATGACGTCGATGAATTTATTCAGAAAGTGATGAACAACCGTGAATTGCTCCAACAATGGGCGGAACAACTCCAGAACCTTGCCAAGGAGAAGTACACCGTAGAATATATGGTCCAAGCACATTATCA
- a CDS encoding flippase, with amino-acid sequence MIPKIISIARKLISDRHFSEILTGSAWALSARITATAMGLVSSIIIARVYGAEMMGIVAIVQSFLIIATMLTVMGTNTSLLRLIPEHLLKYSPTSAYLVYRKVLSMVIIVSLVTSMFFFANAHSIAKLVFSKPHLSFYFSVGSIFIVFKSLAILNTQAIRGIRRIKVFALMLVFPQTTNLLILICIGSVFPNHDLPVYALLSGITLTGIAGLGIMFFSFKSKIGRYDTIGSVTYSKLLSVSLPMLMTSGMTFLIGQTGVIILGIFRSELEVGYYAVAVKLATLTTFILSAVNSMAGPKFSELFHSNKMEELFSVAQRSTKLIFWSTTPILIGFIFIGNKVLDFFFGAEFSVAYPALVLLAIGQFIHSISGATGLFMNMTGNEKRFRNIVSTAAVANIIINLLLIPKYGLYGAATAAMLCLTGWNIATLIFMKIKYGKTTCYFPLVVHSY; translated from the coding sequence GTGATTCCCAAAATAATCTCCATAGCCCGAAAGCTTATATCAGATCGTCATTTTTCTGAGATCCTTACCGGCTCAGCCTGGGCTCTCTCTGCTCGCATTACAGCCACCGCAATGGGACTTGTTAGCAGCATTATAATTGCCCGGGTATACGGTGCTGAGATGATGGGGATTGTAGCAATAGTACAGTCGTTTCTTATCATTGCCACTATGCTGACCGTAATGGGAACCAATACCTCACTGCTGCGACTTATTCCCGAACACCTTCTAAAATATTCACCCACTTCCGCATATCTTGTATACCGCAAAGTTCTATCAATGGTTATCATTGTTTCTCTGGTTACAAGTATGTTTTTCTTTGCAAATGCTCATTCCATCGCAAAATTAGTTTTTTCTAAACCTCATCTGTCTTTTTATTTTTCTGTAGGGTCAATATTTATTGTTTTTAAATCACTTGCGATTCTAAACACACAAGCCATTCGTGGTATAAGGCGTATCAAAGTCTTTGCTCTTATGCTGGTTTTTCCTCAAACAACTAACTTACTGATATTAATCTGCATTGGTTCTGTCTTTCCTAACCACGATTTGCCAGTTTATGCACTATTATCCGGGATTACTTTGACTGGCATTGCGGGGTTAGGAATAATGTTTTTTTCTTTTAAGTCTAAAATTGGCCGATACGATACAATAGGATCCGTAACCTACTCGAAGCTCTTGTCTGTTTCCCTACCCATGCTGATGACTTCTGGTATGACATTTTTGATTGGACAAACTGGAGTTATTATATTAGGGATTTTTCGAAGTGAATTAGAAGTCGGTTATTATGCGGTTGCAGTAAAACTGGCTACTTTAACCACTTTCATACTGAGTGCGGTGAATTCTATGGCTGGACCGAAATTTTCCGAACTCTTTCATTCAAATAAAATGGAAGAATTGTTTTCTGTAGCCCAAAGATCGACCAAACTTATTTTCTGGTCTACCACCCCTATATTGATAGGATTTATTTTTATTGGAAATAAGGTGTTGGACTTCTTTTTTGGCGCGGAATTTTCAGTAGCCTATCCCGCTCTAGTGTTATTAGCGATTGGGCAGTTTATCCATTCCATATCTGGAGCGACAGGTCTTTTTATGAATATGACAGGAAACGAAAAAAGATTTAGAAATATTGTTTCAACTGCTGCTGTTGCCAACATCATAATCAACCTCTTGCTCATCCCTAAATATGGTCTATATGGAGCAGCAACAGCAGCAATGTTGTGCCTTACTGGTTGGAATATTGCAACCCTAATCTTCATGAAAATTAAATATGGGAAGACCACATGCTATTTCCCATTGGTTGTACACTCCTATTGA
- a CDS encoding sulfotransferase domain-containing protein — MTNSLFPQLNFFFVGAPKCGTTSIAYVLSQHPNIFLSNPKEPHFFEKDIDRGIKSLETYRALFSKSKKHHTVIGEASTGYLFSEIAIPTIIENYPEAKYLVVIRNPYEMAISLHNQAIRSNYEDEVDFNIAWKLQEKRKHNRELPKSCPSNRLLLYKERCSLGDQIERLYRLAAAKNICVTFLDDLKLDPDGFFKIIYRFLQIPENHVAKYPKLNKRTHLRWPFVNMAIISIGNFKRSIGIVRSLGIANKINQVAFTKGIQHPEITADVRKEMDQAFCQQIKIIEDLTGRDLSHWYYFRTKTNA, encoded by the coding sequence ATGACAAACAGTTTATTTCCGCAATTAAATTTCTTTTTTGTCGGTGCTCCTAAATGTGGCACGACGTCAATAGCATATGTATTGTCACAACATCCCAATATTTTTCTTTCGAATCCTAAAGAACCTCATTTTTTCGAAAAAGATATCGATCGTGGTATAAAATCTTTAGAAACCTACAGAGCGCTTTTTTCAAAATCAAAAAAACATCATACAGTAATTGGCGAAGCCTCCACCGGTTATCTTTTTTCTGAAATAGCCATCCCCACTATCATTGAAAACTATCCTGAAGCCAAATACCTTGTTGTAATCAGAAACCCATATGAAATGGCGATATCGCTTCACAATCAAGCTATTCGCAGTAACTACGAAGACGAGGTTGATTTTAATATCGCCTGGAAACTGCAGGAAAAACGCAAACACAATAGAGAATTGCCTAAATCATGCCCAAGCAACAGGTTGTTGCTTTATAAAGAAAGATGTTCACTTGGCGACCAAATCGAAAGATTATATCGATTGGCAGCTGCAAAAAATATTTGCGTCACATTTCTTGACGATTTAAAACTTGATCCTGACGGATTTTTTAAGATTATTTATCGTTTTTTACAAATACCGGAGAATCACGTTGCCAAATATCCTAAGTTAAATAAACGAACTCATCTCCGTTGGCCTTTCGTTAATATGGCAATAATATCCATCGGTAATTTTAAACGATCTATAGGAATTGTCAGATCCCTTGGTATTGCTAACAAAATCAACCAAGTGGCATTTACTAAGGGGATTCAACACCCGGAAATTACAGCCGATGTACGGAAAGAAATGGATCAGGCGTTTTGTCAGCAAATTAAAATAATTGAAGATTTAACAGGTAGAGATCTTAGCCATTGGTATTACTTCAGAACAAAAACCAATGCGTGA